The Neodiprion pinetum isolate iyNeoPine1 chromosome 5, iyNeoPine1.2, whole genome shotgun sequence genome segment ATAATCTACATGGCGTTGATCAGTCTCTAAAATAATGATTTGACTGATACAAGGATAATTCTCTAAGGATTAATTTTCCGGATAGCTAACAGGGGTGATGATCATCTCGATTGCCACAACAATTTACGCCGTTTACGAAGACTTTTCGCACTTCCTTGATCCGACTTACTTCTCGCCGGCAACTCTTCTTATGGTCGTCGGTGTCTTGATCTTCGTCATTGCTTTCTTGGGATGCTGCGGTGCGCTCAGAGAGAGCACTTGCATGGTTTTAGTGGTAAGATTCAAGATTGTTcgttatttaataaaattctttcagttatttcatcaaataaGACGTTAAAACAaatgtttattatattttaactCACATTTGCGGTATAGTTTGCAGTGTCGATGTCTTTGGTGCTGATATTGGAAGCGTCCGCTGCGGTAGCTGCTTACTTTTTACAAGATGGAGTGAAAGATGTACTTTCAGACTTAATCGACACCAACATACAGCAGTATGAGAACAACCAGGAGGCTGCTTTCGCCGTAAACTTCTTGCAGTCAAAGGTATTGaaaatacatataatcattttacacattattcgaattttcaatgaattgtCAAATAACGTAGGTCAGCTGAAAACTTCCGCTAAAGTAACGATCGCAATAGTTTCTTGTAAAATCTTTCACAGTTGGCGGGTTAATCGGGCAtcggaataaaattaatatggCCGTCAATGAAATGCTTACGATTTTAATTCAGTTATGAAATGATTTGCATCACTCATCAGTTGTCaagttcaatttcatttcaaataaacCTCCAGCAAGAATGTTCCAGTCACGATTTGTGCTTGGACGAAATATTAGGAACATAGAACTTACACATGCTAGAGAAATTCACACGTATGTGTGTACGTGTATTGCCTATATTAAGGGTTTACTTTTGAACATCATGGCTTCGAATTATGAGTacgaagttagtaacgttactttaACTGTGCATCtataggaaaaatcgttacttgtGCACGCTTGGCAATGCCCGAAATTTAATAAGCCGTaacaaacaaaatatactctaattttgaaaaatccaactccttgaaagtcattATAAAATCAAAGAATAATGATTGTTTCCCTGACGTTTCGTTATACtttaacgttactaatttcGGCTTCGTTTCGAATTTTACAGCTTCGTTGCTGCGGATACGATAGTTACAAAGACTGGGACGGAGTGCTTACAGCCGACGAGAACGACATGGGGGTACCAAACTCGTGTTGCTCCTGGTACACCGCAGCTGATGATTTCTACAACGTGACCATGTGCGCTAGCGTTTACGAGGAAGGCTGCATCAGCCGGATGGCCGTGATCATTCATAGGAGCGCATT includes the following:
- the LOC124220121 gene encoding CD63 antigen isoform X1, producing MGATHLDVGLRCIKYLLCAVNALFVLTGVMIISIATTIYAVYEDFSHFLDPTYFSPATLLMVVGVLIFVIAFLGCCGALRESTCMVLVFAVSMSLVLILEASAAVAAYFLQDGVKDVLSDLIDTNIQQYENNQEAAFAVNFLQSKLRCCGYDSYKDWDGVLTADENDMGVPNSCCSWYTAADDFYNVTMCASVYEEGCISRMAVIIHRSALYLGTGAIAIAMIQMTGIMFACMLGRSIRRQKVEIERRRWEVRESLVNGYQQIGKADPASTFPVIYMKSPDFPLKHPYDNANA
- the LOC124220121 gene encoding CD63 antigen isoform X2, coding for MIISIATTIYAVYEDFSHFLDPTYFSPATLLMVVGVLIFVIAFLGCCGALRESTCMVLVFAVSMSLVLILEASAAVAAYFLQDGVKDVLSDLIDTNIQQYENNQEAAFAVNFLQSKLRCCGYDSYKDWDGVLTADENDMGVPNSCCSWYTAADDFYNVTMCASVYEEGCISRMAVIIHRSALYLGTGAIAIAMIQMTGIMFACMLGRSIRRQKVEIERRRWEVRESLVNGYQQIGKADPASTFPVIYMKSPDFPLKHPYDNANA